In Zingiber officinale cultivar Zhangliang chromosome 8B, Zo_v1.1, whole genome shotgun sequence, a single genomic region encodes these proteins:
- the LOC122015455 gene encoding probable glycerol-3-phosphate dehydrogenase [NAD(+)] 1, cytosolic — protein MVGTVDESNGSAHCHSNGTEERLEELRRLLGKSEGDLLKIVGVGAGAWGTVFAALIQDAYGQFRDGVQILIWRRPGRAVDRATAEHLFEVINSREDVLRRLIRRCAYLKYVEGRLGDRTLYADEILKDGFCLNMIDTPVCPLKVVTNLQEAVWDADIVVNGLPSTETREVFEEIARYWKDRRSPPIIISLAKGIEAALDPLPRIITPTQMINLATGVPMENILYVGGPNIASEIYNKEYANARICGAEKWRKPLAKFLRQPHFIVWDNSDLITHEVMGGLKNVYAIGAGMIAALTNESATSKSVYFAHCTSEMIFITHLLTEEPEKLAGPLLADTYVTLLKGRNAWYGQMLAKGELSLDMGDSIKGKGTIQGVSAVHAFFELLSQASLSVLDPEEKKPVTPVQLCPILKTLHKILIKRELPTEAILQALRDETMNDPRDRIVLAQSHAFYRPSLLGQP, from the exons ATGGTGGGCACCGTCGACGAATCCAACGGGTCCGCTCACTGCCACAGCAATGGCACTGAAGAGAGGCTCGAAGAGCTCCGTCGACTCCTCGGCAAATCGGAGGGCGACTTGCTCAAGATTGTCGGTGTAGGCGCCGGCGCGTGGGGAACCGTCTTCGCCGCCCTTATCCAGGACGCGTACGGCCAGTTCCGCGACGGGGTCCAGATCCTGATTTGGCGGCGGCCGGGGCGGGCCGTCGACCGCGCCACCGCGGAGCACCTCTTCGAGGTGATCAACTCGAGGGAGGACGTCCTCCGGCGGCTGATCCGCCGCTGCGCCTACCTCAAGTACGTCGAGGGCAGGCTCGGCGACCGCACCCTCTACGCCGACGAGATATTGAAGGACGGCTTCTGCTTGAACATGATCGACACGCCGGTTTGCCCGCTCAAGGTCGTCACCAACTTGCAGGAGGCAGTGTGGGACGCTGACATTGTGGTGAACGGTTTGCCGTCCACGGAGACCCGCGAGGTGTTCGAGGAAATTGCTCGGTACTGGAAGGACAGGCGAAGCCCCCCAATAATCATCTCTCTGGCCAAGGGCATTGAGGCAGCTCTGGATCCGCTTCCACGCATCATCACACCTACTCAGATGATCAACCTCGCAA CTGGAGTTCCAATGGAGAACATTCTCTATGTCGGCGGGCCAAATATTGCTTCAGAGATTTACAACAAGGAATACGCGAATGCTCGCATATGTGGAGCTGAAAAGTGGAGGAAACCACTCGCTAAGTTCTTGAGGCAGCCCCATTTTATTGTCTGGGACAACAGTGATCTTATTACTCATGAGGTTATGGGCGGATTGAAGAATGTCTATGCTATCGGTGCAG GGATGATAGCAGCTCTAACCAATGAAAGCGCTACTAGCAAATCAGTATACTTTGCGCATTGCACATCAGAGATGATATTCATCACTCATCTGTTGACCGAAGAGCCAGAGAAACTGGCCGGCCCATTGCTAGCCGACACATATGTTACTCTGTTGAAAGGTCGCAACGCATGGTACGGTCAGATGCTAGCCAAGGGGGAACTCAGTCTCGACATGGGTGACAGTATCAAAGGAAAAGGTACAATTCAG GGTGTCTCTGCTGTGCATGCATTTTTTGAACTCCTGAGTCAAGCCAGCTTAAGTGTTCTTGATCCTGAAGAGAAGAAGCCTGTTACTCCAGTCCAATTATGCCCCATTCTGAAAACACTACACAAGATCTTGATAAAAAG AGAACTTCCGACCGAAGCGATCCTTCAAGCTCTGCGGGACGAAACAATGAACGATCCGCGCGACCGAATCGTGCTAGCGCAAAGTCATGCTTTCTACAGGCCATCACTTCTCGGCCAGCCGTGA
- the LOC122016295 gene encoding 4-diphosphocytidyl-2-C-methyl-D-erythritol kinase, chloroplastic-like, with the protein MIANGSSFFLLFPSSSSRDGKKSHTLFNKSPKPSQILCGINIGDFSQEYGGNANRALSLTLFSPCKIELTGAARKRQADSVPTSLFHVVSLGDTIEFSVLPDRTKDEVFNVSGVPIDEANLSQISKALDLYRRKTRSKTSFSVCIRRKVRGVGDASSSNAATALWAANELSWDPVSEDRLKHWSSEVGPQVPFYFSHGTAYCNAKGEVVEAITTPVPFQFPVLVIKPKEGCSIVDVYDRLRMKKTTSFDPWRRLIKNVVQYGQQQDALINGLETLGFEVLSSLKILRKFMQEANPERRLIAFVKESGSTVVGIGSLAHSSVTDEFKDAFFSEACFITREENEWYEDVNHQLLNTSSTNATWGGTDQHLYM; encoded by the exons ATGATAGCCAATggctcctccttcttcctcctcttcccttCAAGCTCAAGCCGCGATGGCAAGAAATCACACACCCTCTTCAACAAGTCCCCAAAGCCATCACAG ATACTGTGCGGCATAAACATAGGAGACTTCAGCCAAGAGTATGGAGGAAATGCTAACAGAGCTCTGAGCCTGACCCTTTTCTCCCCCTGCAAG ATAGAGCTGACGGGGGCAGCCAGAAAGCGGCAGGCCGACTCGGTCCCAACGTCTCTGTTCCAT GTAGTGAGCTTGGGGGACACAATTGAATTCTCTGTGCTGCCGGACAGGACTAAAGATGAGGTGTTCAATGTTTCCGGTGTCCCGATCGACGAGGCCAATTTG TCTCAGATCAGCAAGGCACTGGACCTCTACAGAAGAAAGACTCGGTCGAAAACCTCCTTTTCGGTATGCATCAGGAGAAAAGTGAGAGGTGTGGGAGATGCGAGCAGTAGCAATGCTGCAACTGCCCTTtgggctgccaatgaactgagtTGGGATCCAGTTAGTGAAGATAGGCTTAAGCATTGGTCGAGTGAAGTTGGTCCTCAAGTGCCTTTCTATTTCTCTCATGGAACAGCCTATTGCAATGCCAAAGGAGAG GTTGTCGAGGCCATCACAACCCCAGTGCCATTCCAGTTCCCTGTGCTGGTGATCAAGCCTAAAGAAGGATGCTCAATTGTGGATGTTTACGAT AGGCTTCGGATGAAGAAGACCACTTCATTTGACCCGTGGAGGAGGTTGATTAAGAATGTTGTTCAATATGGACAACAACAGGATGCTCTTATTAATGGTCTAG AGACTCTTGGTTTTGAAGTACTTTCCTCGCTTAAAATCTTGAGGAAGTTTATGCAAGAAGCCAACCCCGAACGACGCCTCATTGCTTTCGTGAAAGAAAG TGGAAGTACAGTTGTAGGGATCGGCTCATTGGCTCATTCATCAGTCACTGATGAATTCAAGGATGCATTTTTCTCAG AGGCCTGTTTCATAACACGAGAAGAGAATGAATGGTATGAAGATGTGAATCACCAGTTGCTCAATACATCCTCTACTAATGCAACTTGGGGCGGCACCGACCAACATTTATacatgtaa
- the LOC122014983 gene encoding hydroxymethylglutaryl-CoA lyase, mitochondrial-like, which yields MLSSNIFSKRGRWTTFFSIAFSPISNLTSSSKMPTLQDPLSLDNIPRSSDLGRLQRNTSKVTKMDLGTCLTGTRGCSRSNTSNEEYSWRRQQKDILHGDLLSGKILHTNRNPMILNILCDSWRLQNYQNISYSSELELKGKTDKILKGMPRFVKIVEVGPRDGLQNEKLIIPTPVKVELIQKLVSSGLSVIEATSFVSPKWVPQLADARDVMQSIPLIPGVKFPVLTPNLKGFEAAIASGAKEVAVFASASESFSVSNINCSIEESLERYHKVVSAAKDMAIPVRGYVSCVVGCPVEGPVPPKKVAHVAKRLYDIGCYEISLGDTIGVGTPGTVSPMLDAVMSVIPVDKLAVHFHDTYGQSLANIFAALQMGISVIDSSVAGLGGCPYAKGASGNVATEDVVYMLNGLGVTTNVDLGKLMAAGDFISKHLGRQSGSKVAIALSRVTAGASKM from the exons ATGCTGTCTTCGAACATTTTCTCTAAGCGCGGAAGGTGGACTACTTTCTTCTCCATAGCCTTTTCTCCAATTTCTAATTTGACATCCAGTTCAAAGATGCCAACCTTACAAGACCCTCTGAGTCTTGACAACATTCCAAGATCGAGTGACTTAGGTAGGCTTCAAAGGAACACTTCAAAGGTTACTAAAATGGATTTGGGTACTTGCCTAACTGGGACTAGAGGGTGCAGTCGGTCTAACACCAGCAA TGAAGAATATAGTTGGAGAAGACAACAAAAGGATATTTTACATGGAGATCTCCTTAGTGGGAAAATATTACACACTAATAGGAATCCAATGATTTTGAACATTTTGTGTGATTCATGGCGTCTGCAAAATTATCAGAATATATCCTATTCCAGCGAATTGGAACTAAAAGGAAAGACAGACAAG ATCCTCAAAGGTATGCCAAGATTTGTCAAGATAGTAGAAGTTGGTCCCCGAGATGGATTGCAAAATGAAAAACTCATTATACCCACACCTGTAAAAGTTGAATTGATACAAAAGTTGGTTTCCTCGGGACTATCTGTTATTGAGGCTACAAGTTTTGTCTCTCCAAAATGGGTACCACAG CTAGCAGATGCAAGGGATGTCATGCAATCAATTCCACTCATACCTGGTGTCAAATTTCCAGTCTTGACTCCAAATCTCAAA GGTTTTGAAGCAGCTATTGCATCTGGTGCAAAGGAAGTTGCTGTTTTTGCATCAGCTTCTGAGTCCTTTTCTGTGTCCAACATCAATTGCAGCATTGAAGAAAGTCTTGAACGTTACCATAAAGTTGTTTCTGCTGCAAAAGACATGGCAATACCTGTTCGTGG GTATGTGTCTTGTGTTGTGGGTTGTCCTGTAGAGGGACCGGTGCCTCCAAAAAAGGTGGCGCATGTGGCTAAACGGctttatgatattggttgttatGAAATTTCACTTGGTGATACAATTGGAGTTGGTACTCCAG GCACCGTAAGTCCAATGCTTGATGCTGTAATGTCTGTCATCCCGGTAGACAAGCTTGCTGTCCATTTCCATGACACCTACGGCCAATCACTCGCAAATATATTCGCCGCGCTCCAA ATGGGGATCAGTGTAATTGACTCTTCTGTCGCTGGACTAGGCGGCTGCCCATATGCAAAGGGTGCCTCCGGCAATGTCGCCACTGAAGATGTTGTGTACATGCTTAATGGTCTCGGCGTAACAACAAACGTGGATTTAGGGAAGCTTATGGCGGCCGGTGACTTCATTTCCAAGCACTTGGGACGTCAGTCTGGATCGAAAGTTGCCATTGCTTTGAGCAGAGTTACCGCAGGGGCCTCCAAGATGTAA
- the LOC122016150 gene encoding heat stress transcription factor B-4b-like, producing MFMAFLVERRGRDMVQTCMDSPRSVVPAPFLTKTYQLVDDPRTDHIVSWGGDATTFVVWRPSEFAMDVLPKFFKHNNFSSFVRQLNTYGFRKIAADRWEFANEYFRRGGKHLLSEIHRRKTSQVASQIFHYQPFYSDEASLSWAAEPAFPVPGETEFLTALSEDNQRLRRKNSMLLSELTHMKKLYDDIVLFIQNHVSHEQRHVQRPIRNRSPERTEAAPLGDDPGSSFKLFGFTLHGKKRVHCEAQGHGKV from the exons ATGTTCATGGCTtttttggtggagaggagaggaagggacATGGTGCAGACTTGCATGGATTCTCCGAGATCAGTAGTCCCTGCACCATTTCTGACTAAGACTTATCAGCTGGTTGATGATCCTCGCACCGATCACATTGTGTCTTGGGGAGGCGACGCCACCACCTTCGTCGTATGGAGGCCGTCGGAGTTTGCAATGGACGTCCTGCCCAAGTTCTTCAAGCACAACAACTTCTCCAGCTTTGTCAGACAACTCAATACCTAC GGTTTTAGGAAGATTGCAGCGGACAGGTGGGAGTTCgcgaatgagtatttcaggagaGGAGGGAAGCATCTGCTCTCGGAGATACACAGGAGGAAGACATCTCAGGTGGCGTCTCAGATCTTCCATTACCAGCCGTTTTACTCTGACGAAGCGAGTTTGTCCTGGGCGGCGGAGCCTGCTTTTCCGGTCCCCGGCGAAACAGAGTTCCTGACGGCGCTCTCTGAGGACAACCAGAGACTGAGGAGGAAGAACTCCATGCTGCTGTCGGAACTGACGCACATGAAGAAGCTCTACGACGACATTGTGCTTTTCATACAAAACCATGTCAGCCACGAACAGAGGCATGTTCAGCGCCCAATTAGGAACAGATCGCCGGAACGAACAGAGGCGGCGCCACTCGGCGACGATCCAGGGAGCAGCTTTAAGCTCTTCGGCTTCACACTCCATGGCAAGAAGAGGGTGCATTGCGAGGCACAGGGACATGGGAAGGTTTAA